In Deltaproteobacteria bacterium, a single genomic region encodes these proteins:
- a CDS encoding NAD-dependent epimerase/dehydratase family protein codes for MKVAVIGASGYLGGLIVRHVGADPNVESILGLDIVHPKSLAPKMTFQEADVRCADFARLLAGVDVVYHLAFIVEPPKKLSMRDIDQINIEGSRRIFEGAISAGVPKIIYASSVAAYGAHPDNPVPLREGSLLRPNNDWYYSRTKGAVEDILNTLQRHSPSTIIIRYRPSIFLGPGINNTVGKGLSGKTLYCFPEDPKIDLCWDEDVAEAFRLGLGYQRSDIFNLAGKGPMTTREMGVLMGKRVVVLRPWVFFPICRLAARLGMIPQGVPGWAGCLMRYPVLVSARRAEERLGWRPRHDAAQTLLRFMQGMAPGN; via the coding sequence ATGAAAGTCGCTGTCATTGGCGCTTCGGGCTACCTGGGAGGCTTGATCGTTCGACATGTGGGGGCCGACCCGAATGTTGAATCCATTTTGGGATTGGATATTGTCCACCCGAAATCCCTTGCACCCAAGATGACCTTTCAAGAGGCCGACGTGCGCTGCGCGGATTTTGCCCGTCTCCTCGCGGGCGTGGACGTGGTCTACCATTTGGCGTTTATTGTGGAGCCCCCCAAAAAACTGTCCATGCGGGACATTGACCAGATCAACATCGAAGGGAGCCGGCGCATATTTGAAGGGGCGATCTCGGCGGGGGTGCCAAAGATCATATACGCCAGTTCAGTAGCGGCATACGGCGCCCACCCGGACAATCCGGTTCCCCTCCGCGAAGGCTCTTTACTGCGACCCAACAACGACTGGTATTATTCCAGGACGAAGGGCGCAGTTGAGGATATTCTGAACACGCTACAGAGACACAGCCCTTCCACCATCATCATCCGTTACAGGCCCTCCATCTTTCTTGGCCCGGGCATCAACAACACGGTCGGGAAGGGGCTGTCGGGAAAGACCCTTTATTGTTTTCCCGAAGATCCAAAGATCGACCTCTGCTGGGACGAGGATGTTGCCGAGGCCTTTCGACTTGGTCTGGGTTACCAGCGTTCCGATATCTTCAACCTCGCCGGTAAAGGACCGATGACGACAAGGGAAATGGGTGTCTTGATGGGGAAGCGTGTGGTTGTGTTGCGTCCATGGGTTTTCTTCCCGATATGTCGTCTGGCCGCAAGACTCGGAATGATTCCCCAGGGAGTGCCTGGATGGGCCGGGTGCTTGATGAGGTACCCGGTCCTGGTCAGCGCAAGGAGAGCAGAGGAGAGGCTCGGGTGGCGACCCAGGCACGATGCCGCGCAGACGCTCCTTCGGTTTATGCAAGGTATGGCCCCGGGGAACTGA
- a CDS encoding 7-cyano-7-deazaguanine synthase: protein MRSWGPHTDVGEGKGRGVGRGEEGGEDVGPGHQDGQGRDHPYCQGLGVDNAETHSCYDPFSSEDACGRCESCVQRKRGFKEERLPQAFEEIRPFVNR, encoded by the coding sequence ATGAGATCATGGGGACCGCATACGGATGTGGGCGAGGGGAAGGGCCGGGGCGTGGGGCGGGGAGAAGAAGGTGGTGAAGACGTAGGCCCCGGTCATCAGGATGGTCAAGGCCGAGATCATCCGTACTGTCAGGGGCTCGGCGTGGACAACGCAGAGACCCACAGTTGCTATGACCCGTTTTCCTCGGAAGATGCGTGCGGGAGATGCGAGAGTTGTGTGCAGAGGAAACGGGGGTTCAAGGAAGAGCGTCTCCCACAGGCATTTGAAGAGATACGGCCGTTTGTGAACCGATGA